The Bradyrhizobium sp. CCGB01 genome segment GGCCGCGCTCCGCGGTGCATGAGACCTCGCGATGTAGAGCTATGCGCTCAAGCGCCGCTCTGGCGGCAGCGCCGCCAGGCCGATGAACCTCCGGCGCATCGAAATCCGCGAGGCGAACCTCGATCCACTCATTGGGGTCGGTGGTCCTGCCAACGCAAAGGCCATCGCCGTCGCCCACGTACCGGACGGTGCCGAAGAATTGCGCTCCGGCCTGGAATGGCAGAGGCGCTTTGCACGGATCCGCATAGGCGGGCGCGATGGGGCAGACGACGACAAGCATACCCCCAAGAATGATCAACGGCCTGCTCACGCGGCAGCCCTCAACGCGCTGTTGCCCTTCTTCTTTTTCAGGAGCGCGCGGACGAACTTGTCCCAGAGCACCATGCCGGCGCGCTTCTCCGGCATGTAGTTCCAGCGATCATAGTTCTTGGAGCTGACGTCCTGAAGCGCGTGGTTCTGGAGGCGATCCCGGATTTCTTTCGGGACACCCGCCTTGCCGGCGAGCGTCTTGAACGTCCGCCGCAAGTCGCGGTTGGTCGCATAAGGGATGACGCCACGGTCACGCTGGCGCCAGACGAAACTGTAGAGCGTGCCGTGGCTGACCGGCTTCGAAGGGTCCTTCGCCGAAGGAAAGTACCATCCGAATTCGTTGGGCTTGATCGACTCGATAAGCTCGGCCGCAAGCGATGGAACCGGGACAGCGTGCGGTTGAAGGTTCTTCGTCTTCGACCAGTCGATGATCCGCTCGGCCGCGTCCCACTGATCGATATGCAGTCTCGCGATTTCCTCGACGCGCTGGCCGGTCAGCATGATGAGCTGCACGGCGCGCGGATATGACGGGTGGACGGGAGTGTCTGGGCATTCGAGCCAGCGATAGAGCTGAACGAATTCATCCTCGCTGAGCCAGCGTGTGCCCTGGACCTTGGGTTCGGTGGGGATGTCCGAGGCCGGGTTGAAGGGAATCCGAAAGCGGCGAGGCGAGGTGTTCCGATAGTCGTTGTCCGACTTCATCCCCCAGCTGAAGGCAGCATGGATATACGACCGCACGTGATCAGCCATCGATCGAGCGCCGCGCTCGTAGATCGGCCGGATCAATTCCACGATCTCCTCGGCCTCGATCTCGCGGGCAAGGCGATTGCGCCCGAGCGTGTCGGCAATCTTGTTGAGACCCTTCTCCGTTTCCTTCCATGAGGGCTTGCCAGCGGCCTTCAGCGACGCGACGTAGCCCTCGAACAGATCGGCGACGGTGCCTGGACGCGTGTCCGTCGCGATCTTGATGCTGCGACCTCTCTGGATCACGTCAGCGAAGTCGCGTTTGAAAATTTCTCGCGCTTGAGCCAGTGACATCGAGGGATACGAGCCGAGCTTCTTCTTCGAGCGTTTCCCGTCCCGCCATTGCTGCGCCATCCAATCGGCCGTAACGCGCTTCGGCATAGGCTTCAGCACGAGCACGAGACGGCCAGTTCCGCGACCTTCGCCGTCCGCGAGATTCTCTTGCTTCTGGCTCAGCTCGACGCGCTTCAGCGCATGCCGGATTGCGGTATCGGTCAGGCTTGGCATGGCGTTCCTCCTGCTCCCAACTGGGATCGGTCGAGGAGAAACGGGGATCGTTTGCTGGGATCGGAAAGCCGTTTTCAATCCCTCTAACCGCCCCCAATTTGCCATAACCGCCCCCTGTACGCAATGCGCAAAAACAGGCTATTTGATTGATGATTCAGCGGTATTGAGCGTGATCCAACGTGATCATCGACGGGGTAGTGGGGTGGTTGTGCACCAGGATCAGCGCGGTCGCCGACAGCTCGAGCGCGCGCTTGATCACCTCGCGCGGATAGACCGGGGTGTGGTCGACGGTACCGGTCTGCTGCACCTCGTCGGCAATGAGCTGGTTGCGCTTGTCGAGGAAGAGCAGGCGGAATTGCTCCTTGTCGGCAAACGCCATGCTGGAGCGGCAATAGTCGATCACCTCGTTCCAGGATGACAGCGCGTCGCGGCTGTTCACCTCACCCTTGGCGACGCGATGCGTTGCGGCGGCGATCAGCTTGAGCTGATGGATCGCGGATTCCCCGATGCCCTCGACCTCGCGCAGGCGCACCACGGGGGCATGGACCACCTCGGCGAACGAGCCGAAAATCTTGATCAGCGCCTTTGCCAGCGGCTTGGTGTCGCGCCGCGGCAGCGCCGCGAACAGCGCCATCTCCAATAGCTCGTAGTCGCTGAGCGCATCCGCGCCGGCACTGTAGAAGCGCTCGCGCAGCCGCTCGCGATGGCCGAGATAATGCGGCGCTTCCTCCGGCTTGCTCTTGTCTTGGTCTCGCTTGGCGGACATCGGTCACACCATGCCGTACGCCCCGTGTTTTGCAACCATGAAGTGTCTTGGTTGTAAGCGTCATGGCTTGAAGTGTCTTGGTTTGAAGTGTCTTGGCCCGGCGGCCGGTCTGTCGAGCGGCCGCCGGAGTGCTCACCGGTTGGCTACGGCGAAAGGCCGCCCGGCGGGGTGCAGACCTCGACCAGGACGTTGCCCGGCGCGGTGCAATAGAAGTGCGGCACACGTGCGCCACCGCCGCGGTCCATGAACGCGATCTTGCCGGGGTTCAGGCCCGCAGCCGACAACTCGGCGTGCTTGGCTTCCACCTCGCCCGCCGCGTCGTAATAGAAGCCGATGTGAAAGGCGGCGGGATAGTCGGCCGGTTCGCCCTTCTTGCCGCGCATCACGGTCAGGATGAAATCCTCATTGTTGCGCAACACGACGAGCGCCTCGCCGCGGGCCGCATGAGGCACGAAGCCGAAGAAGCGCTCGAAGAAGGCGGCAAGCGCCGGGACGTCCGTTGTCGCGAGGTTGAGATGTTGCAGTCGCATGGTTGCTCTCCGTCCAGGATGAAGGAACGGACGAGGCGAGATCTCGACGCTTGAGCGGCGGCCGGCATGACACGGTGACATGACCCGCCGAGCAGCGTGACGATCGCGTCACTCTGTCCGGCCGTGGGTCCTACCGTGGAGACGGTGGCAGAATTCCTGGGTTGAGGAACAGGCCGGGCTTACCAATCCGGCCATGCCTTTTTCGGCGCGATTTGAATAGCAAGGATCGTTGGCCTGGGCAACGCCGCGCTGCTTAACGGCCGCGCTTCAGCCCCGGCACCAGCGCGGCGAGCCGGTCCTTGATCGGCCGGCCGAACATGCCCGCGGGCGGCGGCCCCGGCGGTGGTCCACCGCCGATGCCCGGCGGCGGCGGGCCGGCGCGCCCGACGGTTGCCTCCGCGCGGCGGTCGACGCCGAGCGTCAGGCTCGCGACGTAGCGGTCGCGCTCCTCCTTCACCGCGCAGAAGGTGCGATGCTCGGGATCGGAACGCGCGATGACGTGGTCGTTGGCGTTGATCACCATGCGCTGTCGCGCGCGGTCGCCGTAATCGGGCACGTTGGTGTAGATGAACTCGTTCAGCGCGTCGGGCAGGAAAGTCTGCCCGGTCAGCACCGTGCGCTCGTCGAGGAACACCTTGAAATGGATATGCGTGGTGCGGCCGTCATACCAGCCGGGATAGATGGTGTTGAATGTCACCCAGCCGGCTTCATCGGTGACTTGCGTGCCGCGCAAGAACGTCTTGCCGGTCGCGTCGATGTTGTGCGCATCGCTCTGGCCGGGGAAGGCCGAATAGAGCCCCTTCGCATCGCAATGCCAGATGTCGATCCGCGCGCCCTTGATCGCCGTGCAGGGGCCGGCCTCGATCACGCGCAGCCGCAATGTCAGCGGCACGCCGGGCCTTCCCTCGGCGATATCCGACCTGACGAGTTTGGGGTCGGAATAGAACGGCCCTTCCTCCGCCTGCGGTGTCAGGATGCAGGCCGGCTCGCTCTCCGCGGCGTTGGCTGGCGCTGCCTGCGCGCGGGTTTGCAGCAGACCGGTGGCGCCGGCCGACACAAATCCCAGAAACCCGCGCCGCGTCGAATTGTTCACCCGCTTACTCCTGCTCGTTCGATCAGAGATCGTCATCGACAAGCAGGATGGCAAGATCAGGCTTTGAAGATGGCGACAATCAGCCCCGCGGTTTCTGATCATGTCGCGCGGGCAGGGGCACCGTGACCGCCACCACGCCGACGAAAATGAGCGCCATGCCGGCAAGGCTGGACCAGGTAAAGCGCTCGCCGAGCCACGCCGCGCCGAGCGCCACGGCAAAGCCCGCGCGCAGATAGCTCCCGCTGGTCGTGCCGAGCGGGCCGAGCGTGTGGATCAGCCGGAAATAGATCACCATCGCAAGCGCCGTGCAGACGACCGCGAGCGTGATGACAGCTGCGATCGCCGCGGCGGGCGGTGGCGAGAGTGTCCACGGCCGCTCGATGGCGGCCGCAGTGGGGATCATCAGCACTGCTGCGCAGCTCATCGCTCCGGCCGCCGTGACGATTGCGGGCAGGCCCGAGAAGCGCTGGCCCCATATCGGCGCGAGTGCGTAGCTGAGGCTCGCGCACAGCACGGCGATCTGGGCCAGCGGAGCCGCCGTGCCGATCCCCGAGAACGCCTCGGCTCCCATGGTCACGGCAACCCCGGCGAGCCCGAGAGCGACGCCGATGATCTTCCGGCCGGTGATCGTCTGCCGCCCGTGCCCGGTCATCAGTGCGATCGCGAGCACGAACATCGGCGGGGTCGCGTTGAGCACGCCGGCCAGACCACTCGCGATGTGCGCCTCGCCCCAACTGATCAGGGTGAAAGGCAGCGCGCTTTGCAGCAGCCCTTGTACGACGAAAGCCGCCCATACCGATCCTCGGCGGGGAAGGGCGTGTCCCTGCGCGAGCGCGATCAGGGTCAGGAGAATGGCCGCGATCGTCACCCGCGCGGCGACCATCGTGAAGGGCGGTATCGTCGGGATCGCGACCTTGATCAGCGTGAACGAAGCGCCCCAGATCAGCGAGAGCAGCAGCAGGAGCCCGATCTCGAATGCGAGAGTGGCTTGCCCCGACGTTGTGTGTTGCGCCTGTGTGCTCATGTAATTTGCTTCCGCGATTTGCCGGCACCATGATGCGGAGCGGCATTGCAGGCTGGCCGAATTCGGACCTCATCACCCGACGAGGTCCGATTTCAGCTACTCGGCGGACCGCGTTGAAACTATGATTTCGCCATGGCGACAGGCCCGGCGCATCGGCAGACGCTGCCACCGCATCTCGATTGGGAGACCTGCGATCGGGCACGCCTCGCGCGCGCCCGCGCGTTCGATGGCCTGTTCTTCTCCGGCGTCCGCTCGACGCGCATCTATTGCCGGCCGGTCTGTCCGGTGCGCCCCGCTCGCTCCGAGAACGTCACTTTTTATGCGACCGCCGCTGCCGCCGAGCGCGCCGGCTTTCGTCCATGCCTGTGCTGCCGGCCGGAAACCGCGCCGGGTTCGCCGGCCTGGATGGGAACGGCCACCACCGTCGCGCGCGGGATGCGCCTGATCCACGACGGCTTTCTCGATCAGGCGTCGATGACGGAGCTTGCGGAAGCCCTCGGCGTCGGGCCGCGCCATCTGCTCCGCCTGTTCATGCGCCACGCCGGTGCGAGCCCGAGCGAGATCGCGGCGACACGACGCGTGCAGGAAGCCAAGCGCCTGATCGACCAGACTGAGATGACGTTAGCGGAGATCGCTTTCGCCGCCGGCTTCGGCAGCGTTCGTAGATTCAACGACGCCTTTGCCGCGACCTACAAGAGGGCGCCGTCGTCATTCCGGCGCAGGCGATAGCCGACGCGCCAGAGTTAGCCGATCTGCTTCTCACCGTGCCGCTCCGACAGCGTGAAGATCTCGACGCCGGTGGAGGTGACGCCGACGGAGTGCTCGAACTGCGCCGACAGCGAACGGTCGCGCGTCACGGCGGTCCAGCCGTCGGAGAGGATTTTGACGTGCGGCTTGCCGAGATTGATCATCGGCTCGATGGTGAAGAACATGCCGGGCTTGAGCTGAACGCCTTCGCCCGGGCGGCCGATATGGATGATGTTCGGCTCGTCGTGGAACATGCGGCCGAGGCCATGGCCGCAGAAATCGCGCACCACGCTCATGGCCTGCGGCTCCACAAAGCTCTGGATGGCGTGGCCGATGTCGCCGGTGGTGGCGCCGGGTTTGACGGCGGCGATGCCGCGCATCATCGCCTCATAGGTCACCTCGATCAGCCGCTCGGCCTTGCGCGCGATCGGGCCGACCGCGTACATCCGGCTGGAATCGCCGTACCAGCCGTCGACGATGAAGGTGACGTCGATATTGACGATGTCGCCCTCTTTCAGCGGACGGTCGCCGGGCATGCCGTGGCAGACCACGTGGTTGAGCGAGGTGCAGGTCGAGTAGCGATAGCCGCGATACATCAGCGTCGCCGGATAGGCATTGTTGCTGAAGGCGAAGTCGCGGACGAACTGGTCGATTCGCTCGGTCGGCACGCCGGGTGCGACGATGTCGGTGAGCTCGTCGAGGCACTTCGCCACCAACGCGCCCGCCTTGCGCATGCCGGCAAAGGCGGCCGGCCCATGCAGCTTGATCTGTCCGGTCTTGCGCAGGGAGGTATCGGAGGCTTCGACGTAGCTCATGCGGGCGCTATCTTCTGAAATGGGCTCGATATTGGCGGAAAGGATTGATTTCAGGCCATAATCTAATGATCGCGGGCCTTCATGCAAGCCAAGCGTGGCTCTTGCACCCGAAACAGGGCCTAATTCGGGACTTCTACGGTGGTTTCCACCGGCAGCGCGCCGCCGCGGACGCGGATTTCGCGGACGGGATAGGGAACCCGGATGCCCTCGCGCTTGAAGGCCTCCCACAGCGCCAGCATCACGTCGCTCTTGACGCCATCCATGCCGTCGGGGTCCGCGATCCAGAAGGTCAGCGAGAACTTCATCCCGGCCTCCGCGAACTCGGTCAAAATGCTGTTCGGCGGCTTGCCCTTCTGCGCGCGGGGATGGGCGGCGGCGGTCTCGGCGGCGAGCTTGCAGACCAGCCGCGGGTCGGCGTCGTAATTGGTCCCGAAGGCGATCTTCACCAGCGTGTTCTTGTCGGTATAGGTCCAGTTGACGACCTTCTGCGTCACCAGATCCTCGTTCGGCACCAGGAATTCGCGGCCATCGCCGGCGGCGACGGAAATATAGCGCGTCTTCATCGCACTGATGCGCCCGGTATTGTCGCCGATGGTGACGAGGTCGCCGGGCTTCACCGACTTGTCGGCGAGCAGGATGATGCCCGAGATGAAATTGGCGACGATCTTCTGCAGGCCGATACCGATGCCGACGCCGACCGCGCCGGAGAACACCGCGAGCGCGGAGAGATCGATCCCGACCGCGCCGAGCGCAATGACGATGGCGATGGCCAGAAGCCCGATGCGGATGATCTTGACCAGCAGCACCTGCACCGACGGCGTCAGGTCGGTGGTCGCGTTGATCCGGCTCTCGGCGAAATTGCTTGCGATGTTGGTGAGCCACAGCGCGATGAGCAGGAGCGCACCGGCCTTGATCACCAGCAGCGGCGTCAGCCGCAGGCCGCCGAGCACGATGGCGAAGGAATCGAGCAGCTCGACCGTCGCATCGAGCTGGCCGAGGATGGAAAGGGCGGCGACAAACCATGCCGTGATCGACACCAGCCTGACGATGAAGGCATTGCGCAGCACCGAGGTCACGAGCCGGATCACAAGCCAGGCCAGGCCCAGCTTGGCTGCGACCATCAGCAGATAGCTGCGGCTCGGCCATGTCGCGTGATACATCACCACGCGCTCGATGATCACCAGCAGGGTGAACACCGCCGTCGAGGCGCTGGAGACCATCACCCGCGCGAAATGCCGGAGCGGCAGCGGCCAGCGCATCGCCAGGGACGTCATGTCGACGCGCCTGCGAATACCAGCCTCCGCGGCATAGGCGATTCCGGCTGCGGCCAGGATGAGGCCGAATTGCAGGTAG includes the following:
- a CDS encoding site-specific integrase, with product MPSLTDTAIRHALKRVELSQKQENLADGEGRGTGRLVLVLKPMPKRVTADWMAQQWRDGKRSKKKLGSYPSMSLAQAREIFKRDFADVIQRGRSIKIATDTRPGTVADLFEGYVASLKAAGKPSWKETEKGLNKIADTLGRNRLAREIEAEEIVELIRPIYERGARSMADHVRSYIHAAFSWGMKSDNDYRNTSPRRFRIPFNPASDIPTEPKVQGTRWLSEDEFVQLYRWLECPDTPVHPSYPRAVQLIMLTGQRVEEIARLHIDQWDAAERIIDWSKTKNLQPHAVPVPSLAAELIESIKPNEFGWYFPSAKDPSKPVSHGTLYSFVWRQRDRGVIPYATNRDLRRTFKTLAGKAGVPKEIRDRLQNHALQDVSSKNYDRWNYMPEKRAGMVLWDKFVRALLKKKKGNSALRAAA
- a CDS encoding RadC family protein — protein: MSAKRDQDKSKPEEAPHYLGHRERLRERFYSAGADALSDYELLEMALFAALPRRDTKPLAKALIKIFGSFAEVVHAPVVRLREVEGIGESAIHQLKLIAAATHRVAKGEVNSRDALSSWNEVIDYCRSSMAFADKEQFRLLFLDKRNQLIADEVQQTGTVDHTPVYPREVIKRALELSATALILVHNHPTTPSMITLDHAQYR
- a CDS encoding VOC family protein produces the protein MRLQHLNLATTDVPALAAFFERFFGFVPHAARGEALVVLRNNEDFILTVMRGKKGEPADYPAAFHIGFYYDAAGEVEAKHAELSAAGLNPGKIAFMDRGGGARVPHFYCTAPGNVLVEVCTPPGGLSP
- a CDS encoding intradiol ring-cleavage dioxygenase, whose translation is MNNSTRRGFLGFVSAGATGLLQTRAQAAPANAAESEPACILTPQAEEGPFYSDPKLVRSDIAEGRPGVPLTLRLRVIEAGPCTAIKGARIDIWHCDAKGLYSAFPGQSDAHNIDATGKTFLRGTQVTDEAGWVTFNTIYPGWYDGRTTHIHFKVFLDERTVLTGQTFLPDALNEFIYTNVPDYGDRARQRMVINANDHVIARSDPEHRTFCAVKEERDRYVASLTLGVDRRAEATVGRAGPPPPGIGGGPPPGPPPAGMFGRPIKDRLAALVPGLKRGR
- a CDS encoding DMT family transporter, with amino-acid sequence MSTQAQHTTSGQATLAFEIGLLLLLSLIWGASFTLIKVAIPTIPPFTMVAARVTIAAILLTLIALAQGHALPRRGSVWAAFVVQGLLQSALPFTLISWGEAHIASGLAGVLNATPPMFVLAIALMTGHGRQTITGRKIIGVALGLAGVAVTMGAEAFSGIGTAAPLAQIAVLCASLSYALAPIWGQRFSGLPAIVTAAGAMSCAAVLMIPTAAAIERPWTLSPPPAAAIAAVITLAVVCTALAMVIYFRLIHTLGPLGTTSGSYLRAGFAVALGAAWLGERFTWSSLAGMALIFVGVVAVTVPLPARHDQKPRG
- a CDS encoding bifunctional transcriptional activator/DNA repair enzyme AdaA, which translates into the protein MATGPAHRQTLPPHLDWETCDRARLARARAFDGLFFSGVRSTRIYCRPVCPVRPARSENVTFYATAAAAERAGFRPCLCCRPETAPGSPAWMGTATTVARGMRLIHDGFLDQASMTELAEALGVGPRHLLRLFMRHAGASPSEIAATRRVQEAKRLIDQTEMTLAEIAFAAGFGSVRRFNDAFAATYKRAPSSFRRRR
- the map gene encoding type I methionyl aminopeptidase; this encodes MSYVEASDTSLRKTGQIKLHGPAAFAGMRKAGALVAKCLDELTDIVAPGVPTERIDQFVRDFAFSNNAYPATLMYRGYRYSTCTSLNHVVCHGMPGDRPLKEGDIVNIDVTFIVDGWYGDSSRMYAVGPIARKAERLIEVTYEAMMRGIAAVKPGATTGDIGHAIQSFVEPQAMSVVRDFCGHGLGRMFHDEPNIIHIGRPGEGVQLKPGMFFTIEPMINLGKPHVKILSDGWTAVTRDRSLSAQFEHSVGVTSTGVEIFTLSERHGEKQIG
- a CDS encoding mechanosensitive ion channel family protein, whose translation is MDMDLKDFMEFVQTTARSVGAEISSPWFYLQFGLILAAAGIAYAAEAGIRRRVDMTSLAMRWPLPLRHFARVMVSSASTAVFTLLVIIERVVMYHATWPSRSYLLMVAAKLGLAWLVIRLVTSVLRNAFIVRLVSITAWFVAALSILGQLDATVELLDSFAIVLGGLRLTPLLVIKAGALLLIALWLTNIASNFAESRINATTDLTPSVQVLLVKIIRIGLLAIAIVIALGAVGIDLSALAVFSGAVGVGIGIGLQKIVANFISGIILLADKSVKPGDLVTIGDNTGRISAMKTRYISVAAGDGREFLVPNEDLVTQKVVNWTYTDKNTLVKIAFGTNYDADPRLVCKLAAETAAAHPRAQKGKPPNSILTEFAEAGMKFSLTFWIADPDGMDGVKSDVMLALWEAFKREGIRVPYPVREIRVRGGALPVETTVEVPN